The Medicago truncatula cultivar Jemalong A17 chromosome 4, MtrunA17r5.0-ANR, whole genome shotgun sequence genome includes a region encoding these proteins:
- the LOC11414307 gene encoding putative disease resistance protein RGA1: MAEGLLFNMIDKLIGKLGSMVVEGWNMRDDLQKLVENMSEIKAVVLDAEEQQGTNNHQVQLWLEKLKDALDDADDLLDDFNTEDLRRQVMTSNKKAKKFHIFFSSSNQLLFSYKMVQKIKELSKRIEALNVAKRVFNFTNRAPEQRVLRERETHSFIREEEVIGRDEEKKKLIELLFNTGNNVKENVSVISIIGIGGLGKTALAQFVYNDKKVKQHFEFKKWVCVSEDFNVKVIAAKIIKSNTTAEIEEVQLELRDKVKGKRYLLVLDDNWNEDRNLWLELMTLLKDGAEGSKIIITARSEMVAKASGSSFTLFLQGLGEKQSWTLFSQLAFENERELENEELVSIGKEIVKKCSGVPLAIRSIGSLMYSMQKEDWSSFKNKDLMQIDEQGDKILQLIKLSYDHLPFHLKKCFAFCSLFPKDYLIDKTKLIRLWIAQGFVQSSDESTSLEDIGDKYFMDLVHKSFFQNITEDNFFYGSVSCQMHDIVHDLASFISRNDYLLVKEKGQHIDRQPRHVSFGFELDSSWQAPTSLLNAHKLKTFLLPLHWIPITYFKGSIELSACNSILASSRRFRVLNLSFMNLTNIPSCIGRMKQLRYLDLSCCFMVEELPRSITELVNLETLLLNRCSKLRELPKDLWKLVSLRHLELDLCHNLTSMPRGIGKMTNLQRLTHFVLDTTSKDSAKTSELGGLHNLRGRLVIKGLEHLRHCPTEAKHMNLIGKSHLHRLTLNWKEDTVGDGNDFEKDDMILHDILHSNIKDLEINGFGGVTLSSSANLCTNLVELYVSKCTRLQYFKLSLLHVKRLQMYKLPCLEYIVNDSNSDNSSSFCASLTDIALFQLNNLKGWCNCSEEEISRGCRHQFQSLERLSIKYCPNLVSIPQHKHVRKVMLSNVTEKILQQAVNHSKVEYLDIGFILNFKSLCGVFQHLSTLSELCIENCEEFDPCNDEDGCYSVKWKELTNLKLLQFYEIPKMKYLPEGLQHITTLQTLRIWNCENLTSIPEWVKSLQVFNIEDCPKVENQ, encoded by the coding sequence ATGGCTGAAGGACTTCTGTTTAACATGATTGATAAGCTGATCGGGAAGCTGGGTTCTATGGTTGTTGAAGGCTGGAACATGAGAGATGATCTTCAAAAGCTGGTGGAGAATATGTCTGAGATCAAGGCTGTGGTTTTGGATGCAGAGGAGCAGCAAGGAACCAACAACCATCAAGTTCAACTGTGGTTGGAAAAGCTGAAAGATGCTCTTGATGATGCCGATGACTTGCTCGATGACTTTAACACGGAAGACTTGAGGCGACAGGTGATGACCAGTAACAAGAAGGCTAAAAAGTTTCACATCTTCTTCTCATCATCCAaccagcttctcttttcttacaAAATGGTTCAGAAAATTAAGGAACTTAGTAAGAGAATTGAGGCCCTTAATGTTGCTAAGAGAGTCTTTAATTTTACAAATCGTGCACCTGAGCAACGAGttttgagagaaagagaaacTCACTCCTTTATTCGTGAGGAAGAAGTTATTGGAAGAGATGAGGAGAAGAAAAAGTTGATAGAGTTGTTGTTTAACACCGGCAACAATGTGAAAGAGAATGTTTCAGTTATTTCTATAATTGGAATCGGAGGACTGGGGAAGACTGCGCTTGCTCAATTTGTATACAATGACAAGAAAGTGAAACAACATTTTGAGTTTAAAAAATGGGTTTGTGTTTCTGAAGATTTTAATGTAAAAGTTATTGCTGCAAAGATCATAAAATCTAACACTACAGCTGAGATAGAAGAAGTGCAATTGGAACTCCGCGATAAAGTTAAAGGCAAAAGATATTTGCTTGTCTTGGATGACAATTGGAATGAGGATCGTAATCTTTGGCTTGAATTGATGACACTGCTGAAAGATGGCGCAGAAGGAAGTAAAATAATTATCACCGCAAGAAGTGAGATGGTTGCCAAGGCAAGTGGTTCTTCTTTCACCTTGTTCTTACAGGGTCTCGGTGAAAAACAATCTTGGACATTATTTAGTCAATTAGCTTTTGAGAATGAGAGAGAACTAGAGAATGAGGAATTGGTGTCAATTGGCAAGGAAATTGTGAAGAAATGTTCAGGGGTTCCTCTCGCCATCAGAAGCATTGGAAGCTTAATGTATTCCATGCAGAAGGAGGATTGGTCATCATTCAAGAACAAAGATCTTATGCAAATTGATGAACAAGGTGATAAAATTTTACAGCTTATCAAACTAAGTTATGATCATCTACCATTTCATTTGAAAAAGTGCTTTGCTTTTTGTTCATTGTTTCCAAAAGactatttaattgataaaacaaaattgattcgACTTTGGATTGCACAAGGGTTTGTTCAGTCATCTGATGAAAGTACAAGTTTAGAAGATATTGGTGATAAGTACTTCATGGATTTAGTTCATAaatctttctttcaaaatatcaCTGAAGATAACTTCTTTTATGGCAGTGTGAGCTGCCAAATGCATGATATTGTGCATGATCTGGCAAGTTTTATTTCAAGAAATGACTATCTTTTAGTTAAAGAAAAGGGGCAACATATTGACAGACAACCTCGTCATGTCTCTTTTGGCTTTGAATTGGATTCTTCCTGGCAAGCTCCAACTTCTCTTCTCAATGCTCACAAATTAAAGACATTTCTATTACCGCTACACTGGATTCcaataacttattttaaaggTTCAATAGAATTGTCTGCTTGTAATTCCATCCTGGCAAGTTCTAGACGATTTCGTGTGCTGAATCTTAGCTTCATGAATTTAACGAATATTCCATCTTGTATTGGTAGAATGAAACAGCTAAGGTATCTTGATCTTTCTTGTTGTTTTATGGTTGAAGAGCTCCCAAGGTCTATAACTGAATTAGTTAACTTGGAGACTCTTTTACTCAATAGGTGTTCTAAATTGAGAGAGTTGCCCAAAGATCTTTGGAAGTTGGTAAGTCTTAGACATCTTGAGTTGGATCTTTGTCATAACTTAACTTCTATGCCACGTGGAATAGGAAAGATGACTAATCTTCAAAGATTGACACACTTTGTGTTAGATacaacttctaaagacagtgcTAAAACTAGTGAACTAGGGGGATTACATAACTTGAGGGGACGACTCGTGATAAAAGGCTTGGAACATTTGAGGCATTGTCCAACAGAAGCTAAACATATGAATTTAATAGGGAAGTCACATCTTCATCGATTGACATTGAATTGGAAGGAAGACACTGTTGGTGATGGcaatgattttgaaaaagatgatATGATTCTACATGACATTCTACACTCCAATATCAAGGATTTAGAAATAAATGGATTTGGTGGTGTGACATTGTCTAGTTCGGCCAATTTATGTACAAATTTGGTTGAATTGTATGTATCCAAATGCACAAGATTGCAATATTTCAAACTCTCACTGTTGCATGTCAAACGCCTCCAAATGTATAAGTTGCCTTGCCTGGAGTACATAGTGAATGATAGCAATAGTGATAACTCATCATCATTTTGTGCGTCACTCACAGATATAGCTCTCTTTCAGTTAAATAATCTTAAAGGATGGTGTAATTGTAGCGAAGAAGAAATCTCAAGGGGTTGTCGTCATCAGTTTCAGAGTCTTGAAAGATTATCGATTAAATATTGTCCTAATCTAGTTTCAATTCCACAACACAAACATGTCAGGAAAGTAATGCTTTCAAATGTCACAGAGAAGATATTACAGCAAGCAGTCAATCATTCCAAAGTAGAGTATCTTGATATAGGTTTCATACTCAATTTTAAATCTCTCTGTGGTGTCTTTCAACATCTAAGTACACTGTCTGAATTGTGTATCGAAAATTGCGAGGAGTTTGATCCGTGCAATGATGAAGATGGTTGTTACAGCGTGAAATGGAAAGAACTTACGAAC